The sequence below is a genomic window from Plodia interpunctella isolate USDA-ARS_2022_Savannah chromosome 5, ilPloInte3.2, whole genome shotgun sequence.
GGCCCTATGCAAGGACAAATGCAGGACAATAGGGGCATGATGCAAGATAATAGACCACCATACATGCAAGGAAACAGACCTTTCATGCAAGACAACAGAGGGCAAAATATGCAGAATAGACATCCGTTAATTCCAGGGCTTCCTGTTAGGCCTCAAGGGAACTATGGCTCAGATCCTTACAACCAAGGGCCGAGAGGTAACTTCATGAACGGAAGGATGGACAACTATGATACGAGACCTATGGATATGAAccaacaacaaaacaatttcagAGGTAGAGGCAGAGGTCCCAGAGGCGGAGGGCGGGGTCGTGGTAGaggatattattaaaattttatttcgtaacTGATACGCAGTATTGTATCAAGGTTTTTTAGTATTGCAATATCCAAGATATCTTTGTAAGttgatgaaataaatgctATTGTGATTATACTATTTCATAGTAGTTTTTAGGTTCTCcccaaaaattttaaacacataATCTCAGTATTAGTTCTAAGAATTAATTTCTCTATATTATTTCTACGTCCGCTCAAAATCCTTCGATATATAATctctatgtatattttaccATTGTTCCATTTATCAGAGCaaaataataagtagttacattttaaatatttaataatgcataataaacaaatgttacaTAGTAAAAACATGATCTAAACCTAATTAACGTTAtgacttacaaaaataatagaatactTTTAATACATCCCTATTTCTAACAAGGCGTCTATCTGTTCAGTCTCTGGCAGTATATCAATCTCGACCGGCTCCGGTTTCACTTTGCTGCTCCCGGCTTTGGGGTCGAGGGAGAAGAATCTGAATAGCTTCGACAGATTTATGATGGAATACGCCGATTGCGCCAGCCAGTCCTCTACTGTTTCTTTTAGAACTTGCAGTGATGACGCCAGTTGAGGAGATACTTTTATTTCTGAAAGAGAAGATAAAACTACTAAAACGCAATAACATAAGGGAGAAATTTTGGTTATTACAATGTGgtgattaatttatatgaaaattttatagtctttaatttttttttatgccaTGGGTAAATGATTCGATACTTGGAAGAtagaaaattatgaattagGTAAGTGTAAGCATTACTTACTAGAATTGGCGCTTCTGCTGAGATCGAACAGGTACATAAAGAAGTTGAGCTGCAGATACAAGTCCTTCTCGGTGTATTCCCTGAACATGACTCCCTTTTCACAGAGTCGGCACAGTGGATACCCGGCGGCGAACGTCTGCGGCAGGCGTTGGCTGCGGTGCCCGCAAGCCGGGTCCTCGCACGACACCCAGCCCGCGTAGTACTCCGCGTGGTACTTCCGCAGCAGCACGCTCAGCTGATTCTGAACGCAAGCTAAATAATCCATCGGCCTCACCCCACACTTCTCATTCTGGCACTGTTCCAAGAAACACACATTATCTTTATCAATCTTCACGAAAGTTTCtctgatattatttttcgttttgcAACCCTCGTTAACACACACGAATGAGAAATCTTTACAATGTCTATATTTTTCGTGCTCGTTCTCCACTTCGTAAGTTTCTGTGTTGTCGTCCCGCCGCTTCATAATCTGCTTGTATCCGGAGGGGTCCAGCCCGAGGCAGTCGGCCACCCGCGCGGGGTCCATACCCTCGATCGGTTCGCATATTCTCGATATCACGGGATGTAGCTGATGCGCCAAGTAATAGTTGTAGTCTACTTTCAAATCCTCAGAGTTCTTCAACTCCTCTATATGGTACGCCCTTTGTACAGCAGATTTGCCAGATCCATcatcacaaattatataagGCACTATGTCCCCCTTTTTGAACCTTCTACTATTTTTACTGTTGAGTCTGAGTGCCACTTGGACATGtggttgtaaatttttatctgcGTACTCATTGGGATGCTTGGTTAGCTGTTTGGTTATAGTTAACATGGAGAGTGGcattttattactaactaaatcatcttttaatttattcaaatgtgTCTGAATACTGTCTAATCTCTCATCGGCTGATTGTTCTGAAAGAATTtggcttaaaataaatttcccgGCCTCGGCTGCCAACTGAGACCAGTCTCTCCTCACTATATCTAACCCTTTGTGTTCTTGAGTGTAAACAAATTCCCCgttcttatttttgtttatgatcACTGCcgcatattttttcttctttagtAACAACAGGTATCTAAACACACCATCGATATCCAATTCGATTTGCTTGTACTTCTTGTTGATTTCCCTTTTCAAATCGTTTCCGATTTTGAACACTGAATCATAGTCCAAACAGTTGGTGTTGATCATCAAACTGTCGGTGTCGCCGTAAACAACgtcgtaattaaatttttggacGATTTCTTTGGTATCCATTAGGATTTCTCTGCCTTTCATAGTAACCAGCGCCGCCAGCGGCTTGGCATAGAACCTCGAGTGTGTGAAACCTAAGCAACCATACATGGAGTTGGCGGTAAGTTTGAGAGCCATTTGTCTAATGTTGTACTGCATGTACTGTTCCGTAGGTAAATCtgatttcatcaattttttcACTTCTCTTCTGCTTTCGACAAGTTTCCGAATTTGTGTCGGGAGAACTCCGAACTCTGCATTAGGAGAAGGTAATACAAGATTAGCTATGTCATCGTCTGTGGCCGCAGCGCTTTTCCTTTTAATTGTAGTAAAACAGATATTGTATTCCTGCATAATACTTGGGTATAGAGAATTGAAATCcattagtaatattaatttgtcataGAATCCTTTTTTAGGGTCGAGTACTAAGCCTCCAGAATAGGCTGCTTTTTTCTTGGCTTGTTTTTTAGGCGCATTCTCAGTATTCCCTTCACTTTCATCGTCAAGAACTACAGTTTTCTTTCCATACACTTTGTCTGGTACAATGAAATTCTTTTCCGTGAAAGCATGGAGCAGTAAAAACTCGTTTCTCTCAGACCTGCCTCCCATCAGAGTCCGGGACATGACATTGCCAGCTATTTGCGTTATCTGTAATGCTAGTGGAAGGACGTTTAGTTCGcacataattttcaatatataagaAGTGTCCTGCATGCTCAATGAAACGAGTTGTAATAAATCTCTGCTGTTTTCATAGTAGCGAGGCAAGTCTTCGATCGCAACATCCACGCGTTCACCATCTTGCATTTTTAAAACGTCGACACATAGCGTGTTGAGGTCGAAACTCCTCGCCCTGATGAGTTCCATGGCAGATATTTTGATATCGCAAACGAGGCGTCCTAAAAACGCGTCTTTCGCCGCATACTTCCTCTGTGGTGTCACTGACCTCTTTAGCCTGCCTAATCTCGACCAGTTCGGTATGTGCAAGTCTAAAATATTCCCAATCAACACGTCCTGCTGGAATCCGGGTAAGTCGTGTCCCACAACTAAGTCGGGATCGGCTTTCCAGAACTGCACCATGAAACAGTTGAGAAGTTCTCTTTCTGTATCGCATTTGGTAAGCTTTGTTGCTTTGTACTGAGCAAATGCTTGTTTTAAATCCAACGGCCAAATTTCATTGCACTTTGTCATGACTGTAACCaagaataacaaattttattaagaataaatatgaataaaattaaaataataatgaatgctaagtacttacaaaggtactatttattactcaacaaaaaatacttaccacaAAAATGTTGTTGAAAAGGAGGATTCGGCGGCGGCTTGTTGATGGGAAACTGGTTGTGGATCAAACAGCTCAGCATTAGGATTTTAGCTTTCCTTGTCTTTGGGTCTGTGATCGTTCTCATATTTATCTGAAACAAGGCCTTTACCCTTACCACGACGTCTCCGAATTGCGTTATCAAAATCAAGTATTTGCACAGTGTACTTGCTAAAGGCGATGAGCTACCAGTGTTAAAATAGCTGTCTGTatctattttacttttattaacgATTTCCCTGCCTGGAGCGTTCGAAATTCGACTGTAGGAATCAGATAGGTCGATGTGGTATTAGTGTGACCAGTTTATGACTTACAGTAGCGACGACGACAGGCGGCGGGTCGTCGACATGATTCTTGATAACGCTGATGTGCTCCATCTTCTCCACTGCCGCTTCCAACTTGCACCACGATACCTTCAAATTGTTTATGAACTCTTTATTGTCGATacgaaatacatacatatttaaaaaaatgtttgaagaGACTTATTGAAAGCAATAGAAAAGTAGCTCATATACTAGAATATCACAAGATAAACATGCCATATAAATTTCTGGTGATATCAAATTTGTAGATAGGTGATAGAATAAATCAGCTTGAAGTATTAACACGTCCACATACGCACAACTGCTATATTAGCTATAACAACTGAAGTGTCACCGAGGGTCTGCACATTTGCAATGTACCTTTTCTTGCGGGTAcagatatagtaaataaatacatggaGGTTTGTTtacacatatattaaaaattaggaagtGTCTAGTCTACCACCAGTGGccgtttaataaaaatgaatatactGCCACTACCCGATTAGATAAGAAATAATGTTATTCTGACACTATAGGACGAAcaagaaataatgattttaccGCTAGCGGTTCGATTTACTAAATGGTGGTAGACACTTTCCTATAGCATGTAAATGTTACCTTGGCCTGCACATTCTCGGGGTACTTGACTTCGAGCCAGCAAGGCCCTTTGATTTTCCTGTCCAGTAGGAATGTTTCTAGGGACGATGTGTTCGTGCCGAATATGTGTGAGAATGACAGGTACTTCTTGCCGGCTGGTGGTGGTGGGAATGATGCCTGGAATAGATATTtcgaacaatatttttatttctgtatacatacatagatgcAGTAACTTGTCTCGTTTATGGCATGTTTTGTGTGCGCAAGAAACGACCTGTCTATGTAGAAACTAAAATCGAAGCCATGTTTCCATGGCGTAAATTCATTTTTCGCGTGTTTCTTGTtcatatcctaactaatattataaatgtgaaaataagtttgcCTCTTTACGCTTTAtttactcgaccaatctttttgaaattttgcatacatataatttgaagtacggagaaggacatagggtggGAAAAGTGACTGTTCCCGTGGGCGCGGgcaagccgcgggcaaaagctagtataagaTGAATAATAATACGCGAAATATTGGCAGCATTTATTAAAGGGgcgtaaagattttttttagactGAAGCAAAGATTTTCTTGACTCTCACACAATCATTGCTTCGTTATTTACGTCTAAATGGAGATTCTACAAGAGACaagattttacaaaacttGATGACTCTTAATTGAATATCTTTGTGTTGattaataaagagaaaaaataatagactTACAGAATATTTGATTTCAAGATAGTCACACTGCGCAGGTATATCGGGCAGGTTGAAGCAGTAGTTCTTGGTGACCTTCCGAGACTTGAACTCCTTGAGGCCTAGCTCACTGGCTACCGAGCTGTTGAACTCTTCGTATAGGTCCATCATGGTCACCTCCTGGTCTGTGCTTTCTAGAGTCACTGGGTCTAGTTTCTGTCAAAGTAAACATTAAATgctatgttaaaaaaaattataggtcCAGTAAGATATAATTGTGCATTCCTTTATCTGTAGGAATGAtgcagtttatttttgaatagcTGCTGTTAAAGTCTGTCtggattttgtatgaaaatgcTTGCtaagtaaaatgttttaaaaggtatataagtttaaaatgGACAATCAAATACTCACATACTCCCTAGGAAGCAAAAACATCTGTCTCGTAACATTCTTTATCACGAGACAGCAGGACAAACAGCCCGCCTTTTTGTCACCAGGCTTAGCATACACCTTCCCAAACAGGTACACCACTCCTGGCTTCACAAACCTGTCTTCCCAGGCATCCAGCCAGTAAAACCTTAGGACCTTCTCCCCATCCTCATTTGTATGAAGGGGAAGTTGACCATCACTAAGCACAGTGGCTTGTACTTGTTGGTCTCCTACTTGGTCACTCCATGTACTTGTCAAAGGTTTCAATTCTTTAGGTGACTCCTTTTTGGCTGGAAAGATCTCAAAATCATCATTTAGAAACTCATCAGCAACATCTGTTATGGTGTTACTGATTGGTTCATCTTTAACTTCAGTTTTAGGTACAGGAGCAGGAATGTCTTTTCGAGCCTCAGGGGTATCATTGCTAACATTATCATCAAAGTCCATATCTTGAGTGCTGAATTCCTCAATATTTTGAGTGGCAGAATCATCTTCAAgttcttgttttatttctttatctatTTTCCACTCTGTTTTCTTCATGACAGGTTTCTTGTCTTCTTTAGGTGGCTCTTTTGATGTGATAGTAGGTTTTTcctgtaatgtaaaaatataatttaaattaaacagagTACCATTGAATTCtacagaaaaatgtaaaatacattagtttATGCCACAGATAGCATTTGACACAAATATAATACTGGCTAAAGTATTATATGACTGTTAAGTACAGCATTTCATTCaacaaatgtatttgttgacaacaaaaaaaataagtttgataaaattatcaatattactTACAGTTCCCTCGAATTTCATATCAGTTTTTGCTTGTCCATTGCTCAAAGAACCCACAGATGTAGGTTTCTTAACAGCAGAAGCCAGACTTTTGAAGTAATTCTGAGCATCCCGCTTGCTAGACTCCACTGCATTGGTCCTGGTGACCAGGGGTTTTGGCTTGACTGCAGTGGACGGGGCACTGCCATCCAAGTCCGATATTATGTCTGAGAGAATGCTGTCTTCTGATATTTTCAAATCCTATGAAAAAAaggatatataattttcagagGGTATAAATTGTTGtagtcataaattaattaaataacaagttAAAATGAATTGTATGCTAGAATTATTTGTGAACTATATCCCAAGTAAAATGCAAGTCTATACATACATGTCTGCAGAAGAATGGGTtggatttaattattaatataatcaaaataaaacttaattatgtatgtttttaactAGAACAGGTTCTATATACTTACCTCTTTCTTTTTAGTAGGCATTGATCCTAAAAGATTTCTTATATTGCCCTTAGATGACGGTGGGGCTGCAACTCTAGCTTTCCTCTTCTGCCCTCTACCTGTCTCCTTGTTGTTGGTGGCCACATATGTGTCGTCAATCTCATCTTCGTCATCAAATATCTCACGACCATCTTCCACATATCCTGTACCATCtatgacaaatataataatatagattatgcagaaataattgcaataaataattaagttggCGACTATCTgactaaattacaaatttatctaAATTGTAACAGACAAGCTTAGAATTTAGGTAGTGGAAGTGGTGGTTTTACAATGACAACAACttgttttgattgaaatattatagaaacaaAAGATACTTACCGTCTTCAATCCAATCGTCATCCTGACGCTGGAGCACCCTGTCTGTGTACTCTTTTTCGTCCACAGTGTCGTAAACATTCTCCAAGTCGTCAACATTGTACTTATGTTTAACGCCTTTTCCTTTCAGTTGTTTCAACTTCTCGAAAGCCGACAATCGACCgtgtttatcaattttttgGCGCTTAGATCTCTGAGCAGCTGAAATGAACGAACATGTGTCAGGTAAGCATTGGTTTTAGAGGTACCTATTACAACTTATGAATTTAAGTACACAATACTACTCACCCAGAGAGTCTGCCATTTTCAGGTTTCAATGATTTATTAGCTTCAAATAAggaagatttttataatactatataataaaaataaacaagaaatcATTCATCCATTTCCTAAACATGACATTTCGTTTGGCGCGAAAGTATTCGACtacctatatctatatgtttttaaattataaaaaagatgtAGGCAAAGATATAAATGCCAACCTGTTTAGTTACTTCCTAAAAAGACAGATGTCATACGGACATATATTATGCCATATGTCATTGCTAGAAATGTCATGCACGATCACGAAACCAATGCCCATTTTGGCGCCATTTCTGTCATTTCCGTTGCGATTGTGGTCGGTCagcgtttttgtttttatttattgttttgtgttgttaCATTACTTGttattagttaaatacaaCATTATACTATCTCAAAATGGCGATGCGTGATTATGCTGCTGACAAAGGTTGCCTAAAATTGAAGTTTTTACTCGAAGTCTTTATCGGCTATGTAGAGGTTAACTTTACagttctttgtttttattcttcGTTACAGAGACCTTCAAGAATTTCTTCATTGATTTTTGCCAAACTGATGATGAAGGACATAAGAATTTCAAATATGCAGAGCAGCTTACTCGAGTTGCTCATAGGGAACAGGTACATATAAACTTCCAACTTTTAAGATATTCTAAGTAAACAAATACTtgtcatattaataaatatttttgttatctacTATCAGATTGCTTTTACTGTGGAATTGGATGATCTTCATGAAGCGAATGAAGAGTTAGCAGAAGCAGTGAAACAAAACACTCGCCGCTACACCAACATGGTCTCAGATGTGGTGTATGAAATGCTGCCTGAATATAAACATAGGGAGGTaagtaagtttaattaaagttcagttagttaaaaatatgtctCAAGCTACAGAAGCaggcattttttaaaatatttttttaaatggcaagactcttataaaatatggatatatgtatagcacttttttcatttatttttattatttatcagatTAGTTatcatttactttatttttattttgttgtgttataatttattaaacctTTGAACGCCAAGGTGTCATATATCTTAAATGGCAATATGTTAGAAAATCTTACAACAAAGTCATTGGCGTTTCATGATTGTTTCCAACGGAGACCTAAAGGTGTCTATGGCGTTTAAAGGGTTAATAATCTTGGAGGTAACATCCTTTTGGGAATGTTGAAGTTAAACAATTGTTCCAATGGTTTGCAGGTGGCCGCAAAAGATGCA
It includes:
- the PolA1 gene encoding DNA polymerase alpha catalytic subunit, with product MADSLAAQRSKRQKIDKHGRLSAFEKLKQLKGKGVKHKYNVDDLENVYDTVDEKEYTDRVLQRQDDDWIEDDGTGYVEDGREIFDDEDEIDDTYVATNNKETGRGQKRKARVAAPPSSKGNIRNLLGSMPTKKKEDLKISEDSILSDIISDLDGSAPSTAVKPKPLVTRTNAVESSKRDAQNYFKSLASAVKKPTSVGSLSNGQAKTDMKFEGTEKPTITSKEPPKEDKKPVMKKTEWKIDKEIKQELEDDSATQNIEEFSTQDMDFDDNVSNDTPEARKDIPAPVPKTEVKDEPISNTITDVADEFLNDDFEIFPAKKESPKELKPLTSTWSDQVGDQQVQATVLSDGQLPLHTNEDGEKVLRFYWLDAWEDRFVKPGVVYLFGKVYAKPGDKKAGCLSCCLVIKNVTRQMFLLPREYKLDPVTLESTDQEVTMMDLYEEFNSSVASELGLKEFKSRKVTKNYCFNLPDIPAQCDYLEIKYSASFPPPPAGKKYLSFSHIFGTNTSSLETFLLDRKIKGPCWLEVKYPENVQAKVSWCKLEAAVEKMEHISVIKNHVDDPPPVVVATINMRTITDPKTRKAKILMLSCLIHNQFPINKPPPNPPFQQHFCVMTKCNEIWPLDLKQAFAQYKATKLTKCDTERELLNCFMVQFWKADPDLVVGHDLPGFQQDVLIGNILDLHIPNWSRLGRLKRSVTPQRKYAAKDAFLGRLVCDIKISAMELIRARSFDLNTLCVDVLKMQDGERVDVAIEDLPRYYENSRDLLQLVSLSMQDTSYILKIMCELNVLPLALQITQIAGNVMSRTLMGGRSERNEFLLLHAFTEKNFIVPDKVYGKKTVVLDDESEGNTENAPKKQAKKKAAYSGGLVLDPKKGFYDKLILLMDFNSLYPSIMQEYNICFTTIKRKSAAATDDDIANLVLPSPNAEFGVLPTQIRKLVESRREVKKLMKSDLPTEQYMQYNIRQMALKLTANSMYGCLGFTHSRFYAKPLAALVTMKGREILMDTKEIVQKFNYDVVYGDTDSLMINTNCLDYDSVFKIGNDLKREINKKYKQIELDIDGVFRYLLLLKKKKYAAVIINKNKNGEFVYTQEHKGLDIVRRDWSQLAAEAGKFILSQILSEQSADERLDSIQTHLNKLKDDLVSNKMPLSMLTITKQLTKHPNEYADKNLQPHVQVALRLNSKNSRRFKKGDIVPYIICDDGSGKSAVQRAYHIEELKNSEDLKVDYNYYLAHQLHPVISRICEPIEGMDPARVADCLGLDPSGYKQIMKRRDDNTETYEVENEHEKYRHCKDFSFVCVNEGCKTKNNIRETFVKIDKDNVCFLEQCQNEKCGVRPMDYLACVQNQLSVLLRKYHAEYYAGWVSCEDPACGHRSQRLPQTFAAGYPLCRLCEKGVMFREYTEKDLYLQLNFFMYLFDLSRSANSKIKVSPQLASSLQVLKETVEDWLAQSAYSIINLSKLFRFFSLDPKAGSSKVKPEPVEIDILPETEQIDALLEIGMY